The following proteins are encoded in a genomic region of Streptomyces sp. NBC_01723:
- a CDS encoding serine/threonine protein kinase, producing MAMGWAHVSTHELVAGRYRLLEVVHEETNRVCWSGEDTGTGRPCLVTRIALPEEQSGDTARRATGRVVRTCETVERLCPGRIVPVVDATVADGALWTVTEWVGGVPLGDLLDRQGTFNYVRAARVGLELLAVLDAAHGEGITHGELSPGQVFVREDGSVAVTGFGLAGATLAPRLTAPSYASPEQARDERIGPAADLWTLGAILYTMVEGRPPFRDRGRPEATLKGVDRLPLRTPARTGPLTQAVLGLLRKDSRERLTRPVVREALTRVLTEDPDTAVREVPGPRLRGVYAAARGASRAWSRRGTVVGTALALVTVTVAVVAVTQGLPGTDDGSGPDARQRPSIPAAPSPEDSAPASPAPPPSARPSPSKPADGTLPAGFSRYDAPEGFSVALPGHWRRLDTARVPDGAYRVVFGASGDPRTLAVTYSERAGADPVAVWRDDVEPGLERSGGYRRIGEIRATTYRGREAADMQWVAYDDGDRLRTFGRGFLLGGGRSFSLRWTTPAADWNDGENERALATLLGSFREDTA from the coding sequence ATGGCCATGGGCTGGGCGCACGTCTCCACACACGAGTTGGTCGCCGGGCGGTACCGCCTGCTGGAGGTCGTCCACGAGGAGACGAACCGCGTCTGCTGGTCCGGGGAGGACACCGGGACGGGGCGTCCGTGCCTGGTCACGCGGATCGCGCTCCCGGAGGAACAGTCCGGCGACACCGCCCGCCGGGCCACCGGGCGGGTGGTCCGCACCTGCGAGACCGTGGAGCGGCTGTGCCCGGGGCGGATCGTCCCGGTGGTCGACGCGACCGTCGCGGACGGCGCCCTGTGGACGGTGACCGAGTGGGTCGGCGGGGTGCCGCTCGGCGACCTCCTGGACCGGCAGGGCACGTTCAACTACGTGCGCGCCGCACGCGTCGGCCTGGAGCTGCTGGCCGTGCTGGACGCGGCGCACGGCGAGGGCATCACCCACGGCGAGCTGAGCCCGGGCCAGGTGTTCGTGCGCGAGGACGGCTCGGTCGCCGTCACCGGGTTCGGTCTGGCCGGCGCCACCCTCGCCCCGCGGCTCACCGCGCCCTCGTACGCCTCGCCCGAGCAGGCCCGCGACGAGCGGATCGGCCCCGCGGCGGACCTGTGGACGCTGGGCGCGATCCTCTACACCATGGTCGAGGGGCGTCCGCCCTTCCGCGACCGCGGCCGGCCCGAGGCGACGCTGAAGGGCGTGGACCGGCTGCCGCTGCGCACCCCGGCGCGCACCGGTCCACTCACCCAGGCCGTACTGGGACTGCTGCGCAAGGACTCCCGCGAGCGGCTGACCCGCCCGGTGGTCCGCGAGGCGCTCACCCGGGTGCTGACGGAGGATCCCGACACGGCCGTGCGCGAGGTCCCGGGCCCCAGGCTGCGCGGTGTGTACGCCGCCGCCCGGGGCGCGAGCCGGGCGTGGAGCAGGCGCGGCACGGTCGTGGGGACCGCCCTCGCGCTGGTCACGGTCACGGTCGCGGTCGTCGCCGTCACTCAGGGGCTGCCCGGCACCGACGACGGTTCCGGCCCGGACGCCCGGCAACGCCCCTCGATCCCCGCCGCCCCCTCCCCCGAGGACTCCGCCCCCGCCTCGCCCGCGCCCCCGCCGAGCGCGCGTCCGTCACCGTCGAAACCGGCCGACGGAACGCTGCCCGCCGGGTTCAGCCGTTACGACGCGCCGGAGGGCTTCTCCGTGGCCCTGCCCGGGCACTGGCGGCGTCTGGACACCGCTCGGGTGCCGGACGGGGCCTACCGGGTCGTCTTCGGCGCGTCCGGCGACCCGCGCACCCTCGCGGTCACCTACAGCGAGCGCGCGGGCGCGGACCCGGTCGCGGTGTGGCGCGACGACGTCGAGCCGGGACTGGAACGCTCGGGCGGCTACCGGCGGATCGGCGAGATCCGGGCGACGACGTACCGGGGGCGGGAGGCGGCCGACATGCAGTGGGTGGCCTACGACGACGGCGACCGGCTCCGCACCTTCGGCCGCGGGTTCCTGCTCGGCGGCGGGCGCAGCTTCTCGCTGCGCTGGACGACCCCGGCCGCCGACTGGAACGACGGCGAGAACGAACGGGCGCTCGCCACCTTGCTCGGCAGCTTCCGGGAGGACACGGCCTGA
- a CDS encoding LLM class F420-dependent oxidoreductase produces the protein MAHIGYTMMTEQAGPRELVGHVVRAEEVGFDFSVTSDHYFPWLRSQGHSPYAWSVLGAAAQATSRIPLMTYVTCPTFRYHPAVVAQKAATLQLLSEGRFRLGLGSGENLNEHVVGGGWPSVDVRHEMLREAVEIIRALFDGGHVNHRGTHFDVESARLWDLPESAPPIGIAVSGDRSCALAGEFADLVIATEPKAELLAAFDRHGGAGKPRVGQLPVCYDPDREAAVERAHAQFRWFGSGWKVNSELPHPDSFAAATQFVTPEDVAGSIPCGDDPDAFVAAVRPYVEAGFTEIALVQIGGESQHAFLDWSEKTLLPALREALGDSRPTAG, from the coding sequence ATGGCACACATCGGATACACGATGATGACCGAGCAGGCCGGCCCGCGTGAACTCGTCGGCCATGTGGTGCGGGCGGAGGAGGTGGGGTTCGACTTCTCGGTGACCTCGGACCACTACTTCCCCTGGCTGCGCTCGCAGGGCCACTCGCCGTACGCCTGGAGCGTGCTGGGCGCCGCGGCTCAGGCGACCTCCCGCATCCCGCTGATGACGTACGTGACGTGCCCGACCTTCCGCTACCACCCGGCGGTGGTGGCGCAGAAGGCGGCGACGCTGCAACTGCTGTCCGAGGGCCGGTTCCGGCTGGGTCTCGGCTCGGGCGAGAACCTCAACGAGCACGTGGTGGGCGGCGGCTGGCCGTCCGTCGACGTGCGGCACGAGATGCTGCGGGAGGCCGTGGAGATCATCCGGGCGCTCTTCGACGGCGGCCACGTGAACCACCGCGGCACCCACTTCGACGTGGAGTCGGCGCGGCTGTGGGACCTGCCGGAGAGCGCGCCGCCGATCGGGATCGCCGTCTCCGGCGACCGCTCCTGCGCACTGGCGGGCGAGTTCGCCGACCTCGTGATCGCCACCGAGCCCAAGGCGGAACTGCTGGCGGCCTTCGACCGGCACGGCGGCGCGGGCAAGCCGCGCGTGGGCCAGCTGCCGGTGTGCTACGACCCCGACCGGGAGGCGGCGGTCGAGCGCGCCCACGCCCAGTTCCGCTGGTTCGGCAGCGGCTGGAAGGTCAACTCGGAGCTGCCCCACCCGGACTCCTTCGCGGCGGCCACCCAGTTCGTCACCCCGGAGGACGTCGCCGGGTCCATCCCCTGCGGCGACGACCCGGACGCCTTCGTGGCGGCCGTGCGCCCGTACGTGGAGGCCGGGTTCACCGAGATCGCCCTGGTGCAGATCGGCGGCGAGTCCCAGCACGCCTTCCTGGACTGGTCGGAGAAGACCCTGCTGCCCGCGCTCCGCGAGGCGCTGGGCGATAGCCGACCGACCGCGGGGTAG
- a CDS encoding CAP domain-containing protein yields MSELVPGGNVPLPAGPVQVRVPGPFDVSALVTDDGGKVGGDGDFVFYNQPQAPGARLLGGTLTVDPARLRPGASRVTVVVSPSDPGTALSALPSPALHVTDTAGRTLARFTPARPGQEAVLLLAELYRRGERWKLRALGQGYADGLAGLARDFGVDVIDDAPVPHGTPAPSPVPAADADGFLGLVNSARTAAGSPPLTADARLVSAAGAHAAAMAAAGTLSVETRDGVSVHQRVVAAGFAYLTVGEHLVSGPRTPAEFVSYCLGAERTRRTLHDTAFTHAGWGRATGGPSGDVYWTALWAVPLTPAGLDRTTAEVVALTNRERAGAGLPPLAVDAALSRAAQAHSADMVARDFYAHTDPDGGKPWDRAAAAGATRRTVGENIACGQRSAADVVEGWMNSPGHRANILKADFTHLGVGLAGGGRAGTYWTQLFGG; encoded by the coding sequence ATGAGCGAGTTGGTCCCCGGGGGCAACGTCCCTCTGCCCGCCGGCCCCGTGCAGGTACGGGTGCCCGGCCCCTTCGACGTGTCGGCGCTCGTCACGGACGACGGCGGAAAGGTCGGCGGGGACGGGGACTTCGTCTTCTACAACCAGCCGCAGGCACCCGGCGCCCGGCTCCTCGGCGGCACGCTGACCGTCGATCCGGCCCGGCTGCGGCCCGGTGCGAGCCGGGTGACGGTGGTGGTCAGCCCGTCGGACCCCGGGACCGCCCTGAGCGCACTCCCCTCCCCCGCCCTGCACGTCACCGACACCGCCGGCCGGACCCTGGCCCGGTTCACCCCCGCGCGCCCCGGGCAGGAGGCCGTGCTGCTGCTCGCGGAGCTGTACCGGCGCGGCGAGCGCTGGAAACTGCGCGCCCTGGGCCAGGGGTACGCCGACGGACTCGCCGGACTCGCCCGCGACTTCGGGGTGGACGTGATCGACGACGCCCCCGTGCCGCACGGGACGCCGGCCCCGTCACCCGTGCCGGCCGCCGACGCCGACGGCTTCCTCGGCCTGGTCAACTCCGCCCGGACGGCAGCCGGTTCCCCGCCGCTCACCGCGGACGCCCGGCTGGTCTCCGCGGCCGGGGCGCACGCCGCCGCGATGGCCGCCGCGGGCACGCTGAGCGTCGAGACACGGGACGGCGTCTCCGTCCATCAGCGCGTCGTCGCCGCCGGATTCGCCTACCTCACCGTCGGCGAGCACCTCGTCTCCGGCCCGCGCACACCCGCCGAGTTCGTCTCGTACTGCCTGGGCGCCGAACGCACCCGGCGCACGCTGCACGACACCGCCTTCACGCACGCCGGCTGGGGCCGCGCCACCGGCGGGCCCTCGGGCGACGTGTACTGGACGGCGCTGTGGGCGGTGCCGCTCACCCCGGCCGGACTGGACCGCACCACGGCGGAGGTCGTCGCCCTCACCAACCGGGAGCGGGCCGGGGCGGGGCTGCCTCCGCTGGCCGTCGACGCCGCTCTGAGCCGGGCCGCGCAGGCGCACAGCGCGGACATGGTGGCCCGCGACTTCTACGCCCACACGGACCCCGACGGCGGGAAGCCCTGGGACCGGGCCGCCGCCGCGGGAGCCACCCGGCGCACGGTCGGCGAGAACATCGCCTGCGGGCAGCGCTCCGCGGCCGACGTGGTCGAGGGCTGGATGAACAGCCCCGGGCACCGCGCCAACATCCTCAAGGCGGACTTCACCCACCTCGGGGTCGGCCTGGCCGGGGGCGGACGGGCGGGCACCTACTGGACCCAGCTCTTCGGCGGCTGA
- a CDS encoding threonine/serine dehydratase, translated as MIGITEIEAAAQRIAGHVVRTPTVPSPGLSALLGVPVTAKLELLQRTGSFKARGATAKLLSLTEAERAAGVVAVSGGNHGIAVAVMAAALDVKATVVMPRTAPARSVEIAEEAGALVRLTDGMDSAFALVTRLREEGLTLVHPFDDPVVIAGQGTVGLEFAEDAGDLTDVLVSIGGGGLIAGVAAALRARRPELRVWGVETEGAEAMSRALAAGGPLPVALSSIVTTLSAPAVSQVTYEHVSALVTEVLVVSDREAVEGSLALAEHAKVWTEPAAGCLLPAARRVVERVGDGARLGLVVCGGNATTADMASWADRFGVR; from the coding sequence TTGATCGGGATCACGGAGATCGAAGCCGCGGCCCAGCGGATCGCCGGACATGTCGTCCGGACCCCGACCGTGCCCAGCCCCGGGCTGTCCGCACTGCTCGGGGTTCCGGTCACCGCGAAGCTGGAGCTGCTCCAGCGCACCGGCTCGTTCAAGGCGCGGGGCGCGACGGCGAAGCTGCTGTCGCTGACCGAGGCCGAGCGGGCCGCCGGGGTCGTCGCGGTCAGCGGCGGCAACCACGGCATCGCCGTGGCGGTGATGGCCGCGGCCCTGGACGTGAAGGCGACGGTGGTCATGCCGCGCACGGCACCGGCCCGTTCCGTCGAGATCGCCGAGGAGGCGGGCGCGCTGGTGCGGCTCACCGACGGCATGGACAGCGCCTTCGCGCTCGTGACGCGCCTGCGCGAGGAGGGACTGACCCTGGTCCACCCCTTCGACGACCCGGTGGTGATCGCCGGTCAGGGCACCGTCGGGCTGGAGTTCGCGGAGGACGCCGGGGACCTGACCGACGTGCTGGTGAGCATCGGGGGCGGCGGTCTGATCGCGGGCGTGGCCGCGGCGCTGCGGGCGCGGCGGCCGGAACTGCGGGTGTGGGGTGTGGAGACCGAGGGCGCCGAGGCGATGTCCCGGGCGCTGGCGGCGGGCGGGCCGCTGCCCGTGGCCCTGTCGTCGATCGTCACCACGCTCAGCGCCCCGGCCGTCTCGCAGGTGACGTACGAGCATGTGTCGGCGCTGGTCACCGAGGTGCTGGTGGTGTCGGACCGGGAGGCCGTCGAGGGGTCGCTGGCGCTAGCCGAGCACGCCAAGGTGTGGACCGAGCCGGCGGCCGGGTGTCTGCTGCCGGCCGCCCGGCGGGTGGTGGAGCGGGTGGGGGACGGCGCCCGGCTCGGTCTGGTCGTGTGCGGCGGCAATGCCACGACCGCCGACATGGCGTCGTGGGCGGACCGGTTCGGGGTGCGCTGA
- a CDS encoding AIM24 family protein translates to MKGDLFSSEHMVQPASAPGMTVENSKCIRYAVNGEMLARQGAMIAYRGQLQFERKGQGVGGMLKRAVTGEGLPLMAVRGQGEAWFAHEAQNCFIVEVEPGDEFTVNGRNVLCFDASLAYRISTVKGSGIAGGGLFNSVFTGHGRLGLVCEGSPLVIPVSPQYPVYVDTDAIVGWSAGLETSLHRSQSMGSMLRGGSGEAVQLLLQGEGYVVVRPSEATPQKAQQH, encoded by the coding sequence ATGAAGGGTGACCTCTTTTCCAGTGAGCACATGGTGCAGCCCGCCTCAGCGCCGGGCATGACCGTCGAGAACTCCAAGTGCATCCGCTATGCGGTGAACGGTGAGATGCTCGCCCGGCAGGGCGCGATGATCGCCTACCGCGGCCAACTCCAGTTCGAACGCAAGGGCCAGGGCGTGGGCGGCATGCTCAAGCGCGCGGTCACCGGCGAGGGACTGCCGCTGATGGCGGTGCGCGGACAGGGCGAGGCCTGGTTCGCGCACGAGGCGCAGAACTGCTTCATCGTCGAGGTCGAGCCCGGCGACGAGTTCACGGTGAACGGGCGCAACGTCCTGTGCTTCGACGCCTCGTTGGCGTACCGCATCTCCACCGTGAAGGGCTCGGGCATCGCCGGCGGCGGACTGTTCAACAGTGTCTTCACGGGACACGGCAGGCTGGGGCTGGTGTGCGAGGGCAGCCCGTTGGTGATCCCGGTCTCGCCGCAGTACCCGGTCTACGTCGACACGGACGCGATCGTCGGCTGGTCGGCGGGGCTCGAGACCTCCCTGCACCGTTCGCAGTCCATGGGTTCGATGCTGCGCGGCGGCTCCGGGGAGGCGGTCCAGCTGCTGCTCCAGGGCGAGGGCTACGTCGTCGTCCGGCCCAGCGAAGCGACACCGCAGAAGGCGCAGCAGCACTGA